One window of the Pseudomonas lurida genome contains the following:
- the glgB gene encoding 1,4-alpha-glucan branching protein GlgB, with amino-acid sequence MSFTNKEPLQPKLTALPASKDVEALVRAEHHDPFSILGPHEDDHDGQFIRAFLPEALSVQVLARDSGEPLGSLDASHVPGLFVGHFATRQPYLLKIQWAGGEQVTEDPYSFQQLLLGEMDLYLFAEGNHRDLGSCLGAQVTSVDGVQGVRFAVWAPNARRVSVVGDFNIWDGRRHPMRLRHPSGVWEIFIPRLQPGAAYKYEILGANGILPLKADPMALATQLPPDTASKVAQPLQVDWQDHDWMQSRVEKQKATAPLSIYELHVGSWQCELDEAGEVARQYNWRELAERLIPYVQQLGFTHVELMPIMEHPFGGSWGYQALSQFAPTARFGSPEDFAYFVNALHQADIGVILDWVPAHFPTDTHGLAQFDGTALYEYANPLEGFHQDWDTLIYNLGRTEVHGFMLASALHWLKHFHIDGLRVDAVASMLYRDYSRKAGEWVPNRHGGRENLEAIDFLRHLNDVVALEAPGALVIAEESTAWPGVSQPTQQGGLGFNYKWNMGWMHDSLHYIQQDPVYRAHHHNELSFGLVYAWSERFILPISHDEVVHGKHSLIDKMPGDRWQKFANLRAYLAFMWMHPGKKLLFMGCEFGQWREWNHDQQLDWYLLQYAEHKGVQKLVGDLNRLYREEPALHEQDDAPQGFQWLIGDDAINSVYAWLRWSKDGKPVLVVANFTPVPREAYKVGVPFGGRWSEVINSDADMYAGSNYGNGGEVFTQDEPNHGQAVSLSLNLPPLGVLILRPEPL; translated from the coding sequence ATGAGCTTTACAAATAAAGAACCGCTGCAACCGAAGTTGACTGCATTGCCGGCGTCCAAGGACGTCGAAGCGCTGGTACGCGCCGAGCACCATGACCCGTTCTCGATTCTCGGGCCACACGAAGATGACCACGACGGCCAGTTCATCCGCGCATTCCTGCCGGAGGCGTTGAGCGTCCAGGTGCTGGCACGCGACAGCGGCGAGCCGCTCGGCAGCCTCGACGCGAGCCACGTGCCGGGCTTGTTTGTCGGGCACTTCGCTACGCGCCAGCCGTACCTGTTGAAAATCCAGTGGGCCGGCGGCGAGCAAGTGACCGAAGACCCTTACAGCTTCCAGCAACTGTTGCTGGGTGAAATGGACCTGTACCTGTTCGCCGAAGGCAATCACCGCGACCTCGGCAGTTGCCTGGGGGCCCAGGTGACCAGCGTCGATGGTGTGCAGGGCGTGCGCTTTGCCGTCTGGGCGCCGAATGCGCGGCGGGTGTCGGTGGTGGGCGATTTCAACATCTGGGACGGTCGCCGTCACCCGATGCGCCTGCGCCATCCATCCGGCGTGTGGGAGATCTTTATCCCGCGCCTGCAGCCAGGGGCGGCCTACAAATACGAAATTCTCGGCGCCAACGGGATCCTGCCGCTCAAGGCCGATCCTATGGCACTGGCGACCCAGTTGCCGCCGGACACTGCGTCCAAGGTTGCCCAGCCTTTGCAAGTAGACTGGCAAGACCACGACTGGATGCAGTCGCGCGTCGAAAAACAGAAGGCCACGGCGCCGCTGTCGATCTATGAGCTGCATGTGGGCTCCTGGCAGTGCGAGTTGGACGAGGCGGGCGAGGTGGCCCGGCAGTACAACTGGCGTGAACTGGCCGAGCGGCTGATTCCCTATGTGCAGCAACTGGGCTTCACCCATGTCGAGCTGATGCCGATCATGGAGCACCCGTTTGGTGGCTCCTGGGGCTACCAGGCGTTGTCACAATTCGCGCCGACAGCACGATTCGGCTCGCCAGAAGATTTTGCGTATTTCGTCAACGCCCTGCACCAGGCCGACATCGGCGTGATCCTCGATTGGGTGCCGGCGCATTTTCCTACCGATACCCACGGCTTGGCACAGTTCGACGGCACCGCGCTGTACGAATACGCCAACCCACTCGAAGGCTTCCACCAGGATTGGGACACGCTGATCTACAACCTGGGCCGCACCGAGGTGCATGGCTTCATGCTCGCCTCGGCGCTGCATTGGCTCAAGCACTTCCACATCGACGGGCTGCGCGTGGATGCGGTGGCATCGATGCTCTACCGCGATTATTCGCGCAAGGCCGGCGAATGGGTGCCCAACCGCCATGGTGGCCGCGAGAATCTGGAGGCTATCGACTTCCTCCGCCATTTGAACGACGTGGTGGCCCTGGAAGCCCCTGGCGCGCTAGTGATCGCCGAGGAATCGACCGCCTGGCCCGGCGTGAGCCAGCCCACCCAACAGGGCGGCCTGGGTTTCAACTACAAATGGAACATGGGCTGGATGCACGATTCCCTGCACTACATCCAGCAGGACCCGGTGTACCGCGCCCATCACCATAACGAGCTGAGTTTCGGCCTGGTCTATGCCTGGTCCGAGCGCTTTATCCTGCCGATCTCCCATGACGAAGTGGTGCACGGCAAGCATTCGTTGATCGACAAGATGCCCGGCGACCGCTGGCAGAAGTTTGCCAACCTGCGCGCGTACCTGGCGTTCATGTGGATGCACCCGGGCAAGAAACTGTTGTTCATGGGCTGCGAATTCGGCCAATGGCGCGAGTGGAACCACGACCAGCAACTGGACTGGTACCTGTTGCAGTACGCCGAACACAAAGGGGTGCAAAAGCTGGTGGGCGACTTGAACCGGCTGTACCGCGAAGAACCGGCCTTGCACGAGCAGGACGACGCGCCCCAGGGCTTCCAGTGGCTGATCGGGGATGACGCGATCAACAGCGTCTACGCGTGGCTGCGCTGGAGCAAGGACGGCAAGCCGGTGCTGGTGGTGGCCAACTTCACGCCAGTGCCGCGTGAGGCTTACAAAGTCGGCGTACCCTTTGGCGGGCGCTGGAGTGAAGTGATCAACAGTGACGCCGATATGTACGCAGGCTCCAATTACGGTAACGGAGGTGAGGTATTCACCCAGGATGAGCCCAATCATGGACAAGCGGTGTCACTGTCGTTGAATCTGCCGCCACTGGGTGTGCTGATTTTGCGGCCGGAACCGCTTTAA
- a CDS encoding GGDEF domain-containing protein: protein MNGLGRGQDQDCFIEEQVRTDRLHQLFRQSFAAIFGSYLAAVMLCWLCWDRFDHQVILVWLVALAVSSLLRVKMFMAWFRCPNAERTPDRWERRYWLTLALSAGVWGAGALAVMPTDDRLSQALVMLFTVGMSVSAVSCYSAYRYMTLASMALVLLPCTLWLLFQPSTMQVGVAIAVLVFSTFVVSATRKLSDALEKAFRLTRQMERAHNISTRAAQTDELTGLMNRRAFFEHAQVLYEHCRHNRQPLCALMMDMDHFKEINDTYGHQAGDQVLRQIGGVISASFRQADVYGRLGGEEFAVLLPNTSLDTARAIAEQLIKAISGLASEPVQGLSASLGVASTHTLDQDLHGLMNTADKALYRAKAQGRNQVAVAE, encoded by the coding sequence ATGAATGGCCTTGGGCGTGGGCAGGACCAGGATTGCTTTATAGAGGAGCAGGTGCGGACTGACCGTTTGCATCAACTGTTCAGGCAATCATTCGCTGCGATTTTTGGCAGTTACCTGGCCGCCGTGATGCTCTGTTGGCTCTGTTGGGATCGGTTTGACCACCAGGTCATCCTGGTCTGGCTGGTGGCACTGGCCGTGTCGTCGCTGCTGCGCGTCAAGATGTTCATGGCGTGGTTCCGCTGCCCCAACGCCGAGCGTACGCCGGACCGTTGGGAGCGACGCTACTGGCTCACGCTGGCGCTGTCGGCGGGGGTCTGGGGGGCTGGTGCCTTGGCGGTGATGCCCACCGATGACCGGCTCTCCCAGGCTCTGGTGATGCTGTTCACTGTGGGCATGTCGGTCAGCGCGGTCTCGTGTTATTCGGCTTACCGCTACATGACCCTGGCCTCCATGGCCCTGGTACTGCTGCCGTGCACGCTATGGTTGCTGTTCCAGCCGTCCACCATGCAAGTCGGCGTCGCCATCGCGGTGCTGGTGTTTTCCACCTTTGTGGTCAGTGCCACGCGCAAGCTGTCGGATGCCCTGGAAAAAGCCTTTCGCCTGACGCGGCAAATGGAACGGGCTCACAATATTTCCACCCGCGCCGCCCAGACCGATGAGCTCACTGGCCTGATGAACCGCCGCGCGTTCTTCGAACATGCCCAGGTGCTGTACGAACACTGCCGTCACAACCGCCAACCGCTGTGTGCGTTGATGATGGATATGGATCACTTCAAGGAAATCAACGACACCTACGGCCATCAGGCCGGCGACCAAGTGTTGCGTCAGATAGGTGGAGTCATCAGCGCTTCGTTTCGCCAAGCCGATGTGTATGGTCGACTGGGCGGCGAGGAGTTTGCGGTGTTGCTGCCCAATACGTCACTGGATACCGCGCGGGCGATCGCCGAGCAACTGATCAAGGCGATCTCGGGCCTGGCCTCCGAGCCCGTGCAGGGGTTGTCCGCAAGCCTTGGGGTGGCTTCCACCCACACCCTGGATCAAGACCTGCACGGCCTGATGAATACCGCTGACAAGGCGTTGTACCGCGCCAAGGCCCAGGGCCGTAACCAGGTCGCGGTGGCGGAGTAG
- a CDS encoding GAF domain-containing protein, protein MINWLQSSSDMAERVRQHDWANTPLGPLEQWPDVLKTTVALCFASSFPQSIIWGPQLTMLYNDAFIPILGDKPYALGRPFSEVWHEVWADIGPIAKAAFEGHATFIENFPLLIERGSGPEQAYFTFCYSPIRDPQGKVVGMLDTVTETTTTVFLARRLAVLDAVGSAVATATDAESIMSTTTRLLAEHLQVSNCAYADMDADEDGFTIRGNWAAPGSPSIVGRYSLASFGARAVRQLRAGEPLVVVDNRVEFAPEEAASYQALGVLATVCFPLIKEGRLTALMAVHDKSARVWSPYDLALVREVTERSWAHIERVRADAAVRDGLAAFTELNATLEQRVRERTTALTEAEAALRQSQKLEAIGQLTGGVAHDFNNLLTIIRSSVDFLRQPGLSEERRQRYMGAVSDTVERASKLTSQLLAFARRQPLNPEVFDAGQRVKNIGEMLESVTGARIQVQVQLPERLCHVRVDASQFETALINIALNARDAMDGKGTLTLRVAPVDAMPRVRGDQEVHQPFVTISLADTGSGISADTFERIFEPFFTTKPVGKGTGLGLSQVFGFAKQSGGNVDVATHAGQGTVFTLYLPEVAPPPAECSHTAESHPPIADTAQRHILVVEDNLEVGRFANQILQDLGYQTTWATNAEQALTLAGADALAFDGIFSDVVMPGMTGVAMAKVLRQRRPDLPVVLTSGYSEELADSGYDGFEFLAKPYSADQVARALTKAMH, encoded by the coding sequence ATGATAAATTGGCTGCAAAGCAGCAGCGACATGGCTGAGCGCGTTCGCCAGCATGATTGGGCAAATACGCCCCTGGGGCCGCTGGAGCAGTGGCCAGATGTGCTCAAGACCACCGTGGCGCTGTGCTTTGCGTCGAGCTTCCCCCAATCCATCATTTGGGGACCGCAGCTGACCATGTTGTACAACGACGCCTTCATTCCGATCCTGGGGGATAAGCCCTACGCACTCGGCCGCCCGTTCAGCGAGGTGTGGCATGAGGTCTGGGCAGACATCGGTCCTATCGCCAAGGCGGCATTCGAAGGGCATGCAACCTTTATCGAGAACTTTCCCCTGCTGATCGAACGCGGCAGCGGCCCGGAGCAGGCTTACTTCACTTTTTGCTACAGCCCGATCCGCGACCCCCAGGGCAAGGTCGTCGGTATGCTCGACACGGTCACCGAAACCACGACAACCGTATTCCTCGCCCGTCGCCTGGCCGTGCTGGACGCCGTCGGCAGCGCAGTGGCCACCGCCACTGACGCCGAGAGCATCATGTCCACCACCACGCGCCTGCTGGCCGAGCACCTGCAGGTATCCAATTGCGCCTATGCAGACATGGATGCCGACGAAGACGGTTTCACTATTCGCGGTAATTGGGCGGCGCCGGGCTCGCCAAGCATCGTCGGGCGCTACAGCCTCGCCTCATTCGGCGCGCGGGCGGTTCGCCAGTTGCGTGCGGGTGAGCCACTGGTGGTGGTGGATAACCGTGTTGAATTTGCGCCGGAGGAAGCCGCCAGCTATCAGGCCCTCGGCGTCCTGGCGACAGTGTGCTTCCCACTGATCAAGGAAGGCCGCCTGACCGCCTTGATGGCCGTGCATGACAAGTCGGCGCGAGTCTGGTCACCCTACGACCTGGCCCTGGTACGCGAAGTCACCGAACGCTCCTGGGCGCATATCGAGCGGGTACGCGCCGACGCCGCGGTGCGCGACGGCCTGGCAGCCTTTACTGAGCTCAATGCCACCCTGGAACAGCGGGTGCGGGAGCGCACCACCGCCCTGACCGAGGCCGAAGCCGCGCTGCGCCAATCGCAGAAACTGGAAGCCATCGGGCAATTGACCGGCGGCGTGGCCCACGACTTCAACAACCTGTTGACCATCATTCGTTCGTCGGTGGATTTCCTGCGTCAACCCGGGCTCTCCGAAGAGCGGCGCCAACGCTATATGGGCGCGGTCTCCGACACCGTGGAGCGGGCCAGCAAGCTCACCAGCCAACTGCTCGCCTTCGCCCGCCGCCAACCACTGAACCCTGAAGTTTTCGATGCAGGCCAACGGGTCAAGAACATCGGTGAGATGCTCGAAAGCGTCACCGGTGCGCGCATCCAGGTGCAAGTGCAACTGCCCGAGCGGCTATGCCATGTGCGCGTCGACGCCAGCCAGTTCGAAACCGCCTTGATCAACATCGCCCTGAACGCCCGGGATGCGATGGACGGCAAAGGCACGCTCACCTTGCGGGTGGCCCCGGTGGACGCGATGCCACGCGTGCGTGGTGACCAGGAAGTGCACCAACCGTTCGTGACCATTTCCCTGGCCGACACCGGTAGCGGTATCAGTGCCGACACCTTCGAGCGCATTTTCGAGCCGTTCTTTACCACCAAGCCTGTCGGCAAAGGCACCGGGCTGGGGTTGTCCCAGGTATTCGGGTTTGCCAAGCAATCCGGCGGTAACGTTGACGTAGCAACCCACGCAGGACAAGGCACGGTATTTACCCTGTACCTGCCCGAAGTGGCGCCACCGCCGGCAGAGTGCTCGCACACAGCCGAAAGCCATCCGCCGATCGCGGACACAGCACAACGCCATATTCTCGTCGTGGAAGACAACCTGGAAGTGGGCCGCTTCGCCAACCAGATCCTCCAGGACCTGGGTTACCAGACCACGTGGGCCACCAACGCCGAACAGGCACTCACGCTGGCCGGTGCGGATGCCCTGGCGTTCGATGGGATTTTCTCGGATGTGGTGATGCCCGGCATGACCGGCGTGGCCATGGCCAAGGTGCTGCGCCAACGGCGCCCGGACTTGCCAGTGGTACTGACCTCCGGTTACAGCGAAGAGCTGGCCGACAGTGGCTACGACGGGTTCGAGTTCCTGGCCAAGCCCTACTCAGCCGACCAGGTCGCACGGGCGCTGACCAAGGCGATGCACTGA
- a CDS encoding CAP domain-containing protein produces MRVLSLMMGLTTLAASTVFCASAMANEESQLVQQINQYRSQVQRCGDQGSQELPPLASDTRLVLPATNVGDLQQALARAAYPMVNVQAISLSGPKDAQAAMKAVRESFCRVVLDPQFVDIGVSNSGQDWRIVLARPLLTSGLGDWQTEGKQLLTLINTARSQARQCGTQAFTATTPLSWNEDLAGAANSHTRNMANGNFFDHLDHDGRTPGDRAELAGYIAKNIGENIAAGLDTPRKVVDGWLASPGHCANLMNPQFRELGAAYAMDPKSDAGIYWTGVFGAQ; encoded by the coding sequence ATGCGCGTTCTGTCATTGATGATGGGTCTTACGACGCTGGCCGCCAGTACGGTGTTCTGCGCCAGCGCGATGGCGAATGAAGAAAGTCAGTTAGTGCAACAGATCAACCAATACCGCAGCCAGGTGCAACGCTGCGGCGACCAGGGTTCCCAGGAACTGCCGCCACTGGCCAGCGATACGCGGCTGGTGCTGCCGGCCACCAATGTGGGCGACCTGCAGCAAGCGCTGGCGCGGGCCGCGTACCCAATGGTCAACGTGCAAGCCATCAGCTTGTCCGGGCCAAAGGATGCCCAGGCTGCCATGAAGGCCGTGCGCGAGAGCTTCTGCCGCGTGGTGCTCGACCCGCAATTCGTTGATATCGGCGTGAGCAACAGCGGCCAGGACTGGCGCATCGTGCTCGCCCGCCCGTTACTCACCAGTGGCCTGGGCGATTGGCAGACCGAGGGCAAGCAACTGCTCACCCTGATCAACACCGCGCGTTCCCAGGCGCGCCAGTGCGGCACGCAGGCCTTTACCGCGACGACCCCATTGTCCTGGAACGAAGACCTGGCCGGCGCCGCTAACAGCCATACGCGCAACATGGCCAACGGCAATTTCTTCGACCACCTTGACCACGATGGCCGCACGCCCGGTGACCGCGCCGAATTGGCCGGGTATATCGCGAAGAACATCGGCGAGAACATTGCCGCCGGCCTGGACACGCCACGCAAAGTCGTGGACGGCTGGCTGGCCAGCCCGGGGCATTGCGCCAACTTGATGAACCCGCAGTTCCGCGAGCTGGGTGCGGCGTATGCCATGGACCCCAAGAGCGACGCAGGCATCTATTGGACAGGGGTTTTCGGGGCGCAATAA
- a CDS encoding MFS transporter encodes MHNASRGSLVSLSLSMLLASLGTSIANVSLPSLARAFDASFHAVQWVVLAYLLAITAVIVNAGRLGDRLGRRRLLLAGLLLFSMACGLCGLATTLQGLVAARILQGLGAAAMMAMALGMVGDTVPQERTGRAMGLLGTMSAVGTAMGPSVGGVLLSVWGWRATFLVGVPLGLTAAALACRYLPVDRPYAPSPAGSSLRLALAASSLRVALAMSALVAAVIMATFVVGPFYLSQGLGLPPQWMGLAMAVGPGVAALTGVPAGRLTDRFGSQRMTLAGLGALACGALLLSLASGLPAYLASLVILTAGYSLFQAANNTAVMSDVQGARRGTVSGLLNLSRNLGLIFGASVLGAVFAWACPDVTRAVPQSVAYGLHATFGVGLGLILLASVMAWRRFGTLDGLQNTH; translated from the coding sequence ATGCACAACGCCTCACGCGGCAGCCTCGTCAGCCTCTCCCTGTCCATGTTGCTGGCGTCCCTCGGCACCAGCATTGCCAATGTCAGCCTGCCCAGCCTCGCACGGGCGTTTGACGCGTCATTTCATGCCGTGCAGTGGGTGGTGCTGGCTTACCTGCTGGCGATCACGGCGGTCATTGTCAACGCCGGGCGCCTGGGGGACCGCCTGGGCCGTCGACGGTTATTGCTCGCGGGGTTGCTGCTGTTCTCCATGGCGTGCGGACTTTGCGGCTTGGCGACCACGCTGCAAGGGCTGGTAGCCGCGCGCATCCTGCAAGGCCTCGGCGCGGCAGCCATGATGGCCATGGCACTGGGCATGGTCGGTGACACGGTCCCCCAGGAGCGCACTGGCCGCGCGATGGGCTTGCTGGGCACAATGTCGGCCGTCGGCACCGCCATGGGGCCGAGCGTTGGCGGTGTGTTGCTGAGCGTGTGGGGCTGGCGTGCGACCTTCCTGGTCGGTGTGCCGCTGGGGCTGACAGCCGCCGCCCTCGCCTGTCGCTATTTGCCGGTTGATCGCCCTTACGCACCCTCGCCGGCAGGCTCAAGCTTGCGACTCGCGTTGGCGGCCTCCTCGCTGCGCGTCGCCCTGGCCATGAGTGCGTTGGTGGCGGCCGTCATCATGGCCACCTTTGTGGTCGGGCCGTTCTACTTGTCCCAGGGCCTGGGCCTGCCGCCCCAGTGGATGGGCCTGGCCATGGCCGTCGGCCCTGGCGTCGCGGCCCTTACGGGGGTACCGGCAGGCCGCCTCACCGACCGATTCGGCAGCCAGCGCATGACACTCGCCGGCCTCGGTGCGCTGGCGTGTGGCGCGCTGCTGTTGTCGCTGGCGTCTGGGTTGCCGGCCTATCTGGCCTCGCTGGTGATTCTGACGGCGGGCTACAGCCTGTTCCAGGCCGCCAATAACACCGCCGTGATGAGCGACGTGCAAGGAGCACGTCGAGGCACTGTCTCCGGGTTGCTGAACCTGTCACGCAACCTCGGGCTGATCTTCGGCGCTTCAGTACTGGGTGCAGTGTTTGCCTGGGCCTGCCCGGATGTCACCCGCGCCGTCCCGCAGTCCGTGGCCTATGGCCTGCACGCAACGTTCGGCGTGGGACTGGGCTTGATCCTGCTGGCCAGTGTGATGGCATGGCGCCGCTTCGGCACCCTCGACGGCCTCCAGAACACCCATTGA
- a CDS encoding LysR family transcriptional regulator, producing MPDLNLLVTLDVLLAEGSVARAAKRLRLSPSAMSRALARLRETTGDPLLVRAGRGLVPTPRAVELREQVSRLVQDASAVLRPVQALDMSRVERTFTLRTSEEFVEQFGPALLARSAREAPGVRLRFVNKTDKDSALLRDGRVDLETGVVDPTASPEVLTQALFRDRLVGVVRKGHPLCQGDVSVRRYAEGQHVYVSRRGQDRGQIDDVLEAQGLTRQITTVVAGFATAIALARDTDLIASVPERYTTHPRDGLHSFALPLTLPVFTVAMLWHPRLDADLAHRWLRGCLREVCAEQVQSGLP from the coding sequence ATGCCCGATCTCAACTTGCTGGTCACGCTGGATGTACTGCTCGCCGAAGGCAGCGTTGCCCGCGCTGCCAAGCGCCTGCGCCTGAGTCCCTCGGCCATGAGTCGTGCCTTGGCGCGTTTGCGTGAAACCACCGGCGATCCGTTGTTGGTACGTGCCGGTCGCGGCCTGGTGCCCACACCGAGGGCAGTGGAACTGCGCGAACAGGTCAGCCGACTGGTGCAGGACGCCAGCGCCGTGTTGCGCCCGGTGCAGGCGCTGGATATGTCTAGGGTCGAGCGCACCTTTACCCTGCGTACCAGCGAAGAGTTCGTCGAGCAATTCGGGCCGGCGCTGCTGGCGCGTAGTGCTCGGGAGGCACCCGGTGTGCGCCTGCGGTTCGTCAACAAGACCGACAAGGACAGCGCGCTGCTGCGCGACGGCCGCGTCGACCTGGAAACCGGCGTGGTCGACCCCACCGCCAGCCCGGAAGTGCTCACCCAGGCGCTGTTCCGTGACCGCCTGGTTGGCGTGGTACGCAAGGGGCATCCTCTCTGCCAGGGCGACGTCAGCGTCCGGCGTTATGCCGAGGGCCAGCACGTCTATGTGTCTCGCCGTGGCCAGGACCGTGGCCAGATTGACGATGTCCTTGAAGCCCAGGGCCTCACGCGACAGATCACGACGGTCGTCGCCGGTTTCGCCACGGCAATCGCCTTGGCCCGCGACACCGACCTGATCGCCAGCGTACCCGAGCGCTATACCACCCACCCGCGTGATGGGCTGCACAGCTTTGCACTGCCGCTGACGCTACCGGTCTTCACTGTAGCGATGCTCTGGCACCCGAGGCTGGATGCCGACCTGGCCCACCGCTGGTTGCGCGGGTGTTTGCGCGAGGTGTGCGCCGAGCAGGTACAATCGGGGCTGCCTTGA
- a CDS encoding GNAT family N-acetyltransferase: MYSLTRYTTPCPEPINGQILQMVVDNLTDISSVALPPSNLLYNIYQYAIGFEVHLYLEALDGTKGIAVELVVAMEAEKLIGFCLYLPVKDDPDACGIAFMAVQVGYRRQGVARAMMRDVLSRYPHAELACSVEKVPAFEGMGFQVRGARGTQVLMNTREYGTDGLMGVLDVASIYRSLEVQQIHTYLLQKHGKRAMIDAEKQRDRHLDQLARKVQRFIQGNPL; this comes from the coding sequence ATGTACAGCCTTACCCGCTACACCACGCCATGCCCGGAGCCTATCAACGGCCAGATCCTGCAGATGGTGGTGGACAACCTCACCGACATCAGCAGCGTGGCGCTGCCGCCGAGCAACCTGTTGTACAACATCTACCAGTACGCCATTGGCTTTGAGGTGCACCTGTACCTGGAAGCGCTGGACGGCACCAAGGGCATTGCCGTCGAGTTGGTCGTGGCGATGGAAGCGGAAAAACTCATCGGCTTTTGCCTGTACCTGCCCGTGAAGGACGACCCAGACGCCTGCGGCATTGCGTTCATGGCCGTGCAAGTCGGCTATCGGCGCCAGGGCGTGGCACGCGCAATGATGCGCGACGTGTTGAGTCGCTATCCCCACGCGGAACTGGCGTGCTCGGTGGAGAAAGTGCCTGCGTTTGAAGGCATGGGCTTCCAGGTACGCGGTGCACGGGGCACGCAGGTGCTGATGAATACGCGGGAATACGGCACTGATGGCCTGATGGGCGTGCTGGACGTGGCGTCGATCTACCGCTCACTGGAAGTGCAGCAGATCCATACCTACCTGCTGCAAAAGCACGGCAAGCGCGCCATGATCGATGCAGAGAAACAACGCGACCGTCACCTTGATCAACTGGCGCGCAAGGTGCAACGCTTCATACAAGGCAACCCTCTGTAG
- a CDS encoding TetR/AcrR family transcriptional regulator, protein MSSSESPAPRRRLSREDRLRQLLEVAWQLVREEGTEALTLGRLAELAGVTKPVVYDHFVSRGGLLAALYEDFDARQDQVFANAIAASNATLEDRAWVIAEAYVDCVLLQGREIPGVIAALSSSPELEALKRQYEAIFLDKCRDALSPFGRINQAGLRAMLGAAEALSQAAASGEISREEAQQELLAIILAMVNRGRD, encoded by the coding sequence ATGTCAAGCAGTGAATCCCCTGCCCCACGTCGTCGCCTGTCCCGTGAAGATCGCCTGCGCCAATTGTTGGAGGTGGCCTGGCAACTGGTGCGCGAGGAAGGCACCGAAGCCCTGACCCTCGGCCGCCTGGCGGAACTGGCGGGCGTGACCAAGCCGGTGGTCTATGATCACTTCGTTTCGCGCGGCGGCTTGCTGGCCGCGTTGTACGAGGACTTTGATGCCCGGCAGGATCAAGTCTTCGCCAACGCCATCGCAGCCAGCAACGCCACCCTTGAAGACCGTGCCTGGGTGATCGCCGAGGCCTATGTGGACTGCGTGTTATTGCAGGGCCGGGAAATTCCGGGGGTGATAGCCGCGCTCAGCAGCTCACCGGAACTGGAAGCCCTCAAGCGTCAGTACGAGGCGATCTTCCTCGACAAGTGCCGCGACGCGCTGTCGCCCTTTGGCCGCATCAACCAAGCGGGTTTGAGGGCAATGCTGGGGGCCGCAGAGGCGTTGTCCCAGGCAGCGGCCAGCGGCGAGATCAGCCGTGAAGAAGCGCAGCAGGAATTGCTCGCGATCATCCTGGCGATGGTCAATCGCGGCCGCGACTAA
- a CDS encoding NAD(P)H-dependent oxidoreductase, producing the protein MHALIVVAHHDPQSLTHSVATQVAAGLAAAGHTFEVADIAAEGFDPRYTAADHAVHRTRATPPADVLAEQARIDRADALVLAFPIYWWSLPGLLKGWIDRVFINGWAIDYGPDTPVVKKLQHLQVHLLALGAADDDAFDRHGYAKAMRTQIDYGIFDYCGAQVLTSALLLETESGGAQAHLDKARALGEGLFETQAVAG; encoded by the coding sequence ATGCACGCACTCATCGTCGTGGCTCATCACGACCCGCAATCCCTCACCCACAGCGTGGCGACGCAGGTGGCCGCCGGCCTCGCTGCCGCTGGCCATACCTTCGAAGTCGCCGACATTGCCGCCGAAGGCTTCGACCCGCGCTACACCGCCGCCGACCACGCGGTGCATCGCACCCGCGCCACGCCACCGGCCGACGTGCTGGCCGAGCAGGCCCGCATCGACCGCGCCGATGCGCTGGTGCTGGCGTTCCCGATTTACTGGTGGTCGCTGCCGGGCCTGCTCAAGGGCTGGATCGATCGCGTTTTCATCAACGGTTGGGCCATCGATTACGGCCCGGATACGCCGGTGGTGAAAAAATTGCAGCACTTGCAGGTGCATCTGCTGGCCCTGGGTGCGGCGGATGACGATGCGTTTGATCGACACGGCTATGCCAAGGCGATGCGCACGCAGATCGACTACGGGATCTTCGATTACTGCGGCGCGCAGGTGCTGACGTCGGCGTTGTTGCTGGAAACCGAAAGCGGCGGGGCACAGGCGCATCTGGACAAGGCCAGGGCGCTGGGCGAAGGCTTGTTCGAGACGCAGGCAGTCGCGGGTTGA